From one Grus americana isolate bGruAme1 chromosome 32, bGruAme1.mat, whole genome shotgun sequence genomic stretch:
- the LOC129198351 gene encoding C-type lectin domain family 2 member E-like isoform X3, producing the protein MKPEARVACQVTMAVLFIALLVTAITFAVQAFQPRPQTCFRCPFDWIGYRGKCYHFLEAEGNWTSSQDNCSALGASLAMLDSMEDLSFVMRYKGISEHWIGLSREDEEQPWKWVNHSHLSHPFRIHGGGLCAFLSDSGLDSSHCSARRSWVCNKPELQSPSKGNATRRAQNLCVSS; encoded by the exons ATGAAGCCGGAGGCGCGTGTTGCCTGTCAGGTGACCATGGCAGTGCTGTTCATAGCTCTGCTCGTCACGGCCATCACTTTTGCAG TGCAGGCTTTTCAGCCTCGACCCCAAACCTGTTTTCGGTGTCCGTTCGACTGGATTGGGTACAGAGGAAAATGCTACCATTTTTTGGAGGCTGAGGGGAACTGGACATCCAGCCAGGACAACTGCTCAGCACTTGGTGCTTCCTTGGCTATGCTCGACAGCATGGAGGACTTG AGCTTCGTGATGAGATATAAAGGGATCTCGGAGCATTGGATCGGCCTTTCACGGGAAGATGAGGAGCAGCCGTGGAAATGGGTGAACCACTCGCATTTATCTCACCC GTTTCGGATCCACGGCGGTGGCCTCTGTGCCTTCCTGAGCGACAGCGGGCTCGACTCGTCCCATTGCAGCGCCCGGAGGAGCTGGGTTTGCAACAAGCCCGAGCTGCAGAGCCCAAGCAAGGGCAACGCCACGAGACGGGCTCAAAACCTTTGCGTCAGCTCCTAG
- the LOC129198334 gene encoding uncharacterized protein LOC129198334 isoform X2 — MYLKPTVGEETCFSHSGKSCWEPSRREAWPRHQTSMPRPATMSLPSSPGVEEEKIQSHLRSLRKVLAEFLDWRASEEKRRLDYLETSGAERRRIGAEFERLRRFLAEKERAVLGRLAELDAAFEAAQVEKSSRVAEGIVRLHGLIGQLEAQDIGSVLSRYVAVGCFPPCYKHPTSAVSLPSWSEMRLHLPSGLPAELHKSLSSCHRQRDALREALEQFRGILGRDSGIWGRIQRDLGKEKACSRDGSSTAPRSAPRLLPDMGRPETKPGAGNSPSAEGKGEAAFLLSLYSCPLNGPGLPPLTHPSFPAAKASPEPGAGPLPQLLADRRSVRWCEEEPAGAREHRRGQEPAGGYGGGAAPGRCRTRTR; from the exons atgtatttaaagccAACCGTGGGCGAGGAAACCTGCTTTTCCCACTCAGGAAAGTCGTGTTGGGAGCCGAGCAG GAGGGAAGCATGGCCACGGCACCAAACCTCCATGCCGAGACCAGCCACGATGTCTCTGCCGTCATCTCCCGGTGTTGAAGAG GAGAAAATCCAGTCCCACCTGCGATCCCTAAGGAAGGTGTTGGCAGAGTTTCTGGACTGGAGAGCGAGCGAAGAGAAGCGGCGCCTGGATTACCTG GAGACGAGCGGAGCTGAGCGGCGCCGCATCGGGGCCGAATTCGAGCGGCTGCGGCGGTTCCTGGCGGAGAAGGAGCGGGCGGTGCTGGGCCGGCTGGCCGAGCTGGACGCCGCCTTCGAAGCTGCCCAGGTAGAAAAATCTTCGCGGGTGGCCGAGGGGATCGTGAGGCTCCACGGGCTCATCGGGCAGCTGGAGGCGCAG GATATCGGCAGCGTCCTGAGCAGGTACGTGGCAGTCGGCTGCTTCCCCCCGTGTTATAAACACCCGACCTCCGCCGTTTCTCTCCCCAGCTGGAGCGAAATGCGGCTCCACCTCCCCTCGGGGCTCCCCGCCGAGCTGCACAAGAGCCTGAGCTCCTGCCACCGCCAACGGGACGCTCTGCGGGAGGCCCTGGAGCAATTCCGAGGTATTTTGGGGAGGGATTCAGGGATTTGGGGGAGAATTCAGAGGGAtttagggaaggaaaaggcGTGTTCAAGGGacggcagcagcacagcaccacgCTCAGCTCCCCGCCTCCTTCCAGACATGGGGAGACCCGAAACGAAGCCGGGAGCGGGGAACTCACCCAGCgcagaaggaaaaggtgagGCGGCTTTTTTACTGTCCCTCTACTCCTGCCCCCTAAACGGCCCCGGCCTCCCCCCGCTGACCCACCCGAGTTTCCCCGCAGCAAAAGCGAGCCCGGAGCCCGGCGCCGGTCCCCTCCCGCAGCTCTTGGCGGACAGAAGAAGCGTCCGGTGGTGCGAGGAGGAGCCGGCCGGAGCCCGAGAGCACCGGCGGGGCCAGGAGCCGGCCGGCGGCTACGGGGGAGGGGCCGCCCCGGGGAGATGCAGGACACGGACGCGATAG
- the LOC129198367 gene encoding butyrophilin subfamily 1 member A1-like isoform X3 codes for MAFFLKPRPRTWDLALDYHTAKQFEVDVTLDPATAGPEVILSEDLKEATWGRPGHRWPEGPGQFDTDPCMLGSEGFTSGRHYWEVEANGRFWAIGVARESVQRKGRVLFKPNADIWGLQKYDELCVALTAPSNTPVPLLNGEIGVYLDYEVGQVSFYAVGSRQRIFTFPVVSFSGERVFPYFCVLLSTIKLSPKG; via the exons ATGGCTTTCTTCCTCAAACCGCGGCCACGCACGTGGGACCTTGCCCTGGATTACCACACGGCGAAACAGTTTGAAG tggACGTGACCTTGGATCCAGCCACAGCAGGTCCTGAGGTGATCCTCTCTGAGGACCTCAAAGAAGCCACCTGGGGTAGACCTGGGCACCGGTGGCCTGAGGGTCCGGGCCAGTTCGACACGGATCCGTGCATGTTGGGCAGCGAGGGCTTCACCTCGGGTCGTCACTACTGGGAGGTGGAGGCCAACGGACGCTTCTGGGCCATTGGGGTGGCCCGCGAGTCAGTTCAGAGGAAGGGCCGGGTCCTCTTCAAGCCCAACGCTGATATCTGGGGTTTGCAGAAGTACGACGAGCTCTGCGTGGCCCTCACGGCTCCTTCCAACACCCCCGTCCCGCTCCTCAACGGGGAGATCGGGGTCTACCTGGACTACGAGGTGGGACAGGTCTCCTTCTATGCTGTCGGCAGCCGCCAACGCATCTTCACCTTCCCTGTGGTTTCCTTCAGTGGAGAGAGGGTCTTCCCCTACTTCTGCGTCCTCCTCTCCACCATCAAACTGTCCCCCAAGGGTTGA
- the LOC129198334 gene encoding E3 ubiquitin-protein ligase TRIM7-like isoform X5, producing the protein MYLKPTVGEETCFSHSGKSCWEPSRREAWPRHQTSMPRPATMSLPSSPGVEEVKPRQGQTGAMGETPRAAATELFWGDSETCEEKIQSHLRSLRKVLAEFLDWRASEEKRRLDYLETSGAERRRIGAEFERLRRFLAEKERAVLGRLAELDAAFEAAQVEKSSRVAEGIVRLHGLIGQLEAQDIGSVLSSWSEMRLHLPSGLPAELHKSLSSCHRQRDALREALEQFRDMGRPETKPGAGNSPSAEGKAKASPEPGAGPLPQLLADRRSVRWCEEEPAGAREHRRGQEPAGGYGGGAAPGRCRTRTR; encoded by the exons atgtatttaaagccAACCGTGGGCGAGGAAACCTGCTTTTCCCACTCAGGAAAGTCGTGTTGGGAGCCGAGCAG GAGGGAAGCATGGCCACGGCACCAAACCTCCATGCCGAGACCAGCCACGATGTCTCTGCCGTCATCTCCCGGTGTTGAAGAGGTAAAACCACGTCAGGGCCAAACGGGTGCGATGGGCGAGACGCCGCGGGCTGCGGCCACGGAGCTTTTTTGGGGAGACAGCGAGACCTGTGAG GAGAAAATCCAGTCCCACCTGCGATCCCTAAGGAAGGTGTTGGCAGAGTTTCTGGACTGGAGAGCGAGCGAAGAGAAGCGGCGCCTGGATTACCTG GAGACGAGCGGAGCTGAGCGGCGCCGCATCGGGGCCGAATTCGAGCGGCTGCGGCGGTTCCTGGCGGAGAAGGAGCGGGCGGTGCTGGGCCGGCTGGCCGAGCTGGACGCCGCCTTCGAAGCTGCCCAGGTAGAAAAATCTTCGCGGGTGGCCGAGGGGATCGTGAGGCTCCACGGGCTCATCGGGCAGCTGGAGGCGCAG GATATCGGCAGCGTCCTGAGCAG CTGGAGCGAAATGCGGCTCCACCTCCCCTCGGGGCTCCCCGCCGAGCTGCACAAGAGCCTGAGCTCCTGCCACCGCCAACGGGACGCTCTGCGGGAGGCCCTGGAGCAATTCCGAG ACATGGGGAGACCCGAAACGAAGCCGGGAGCGGGGAACTCACCCAGCgcagaaggaaaag CAAAAGCGAGCCCGGAGCCCGGCGCCGGTCCCCTCCCGCAGCTCTTGGCGGACAGAAGAAGCGTCCGGTGGTGCGAGGAGGAGCCGGCCGGAGCCCGAGAGCACCGGCGGGGCCAGGAGCCGGCCGGCGGCTACGGGGGAGGGGCCGCCCCGGGGAGATGCAGGACACGGACGCGATAG
- the LOC129198334 gene encoding uncharacterized protein LOC129198334 isoform X1 has translation MYLKPTVGEETCFSHSGKSCWEPSRREAWPRHQTSMPRPATMSLPSSPGVEEVKPRQGQTGAMGETPRAAATELFWGDSETCEEKIQSHLRSLRKVLAEFLDWRASEEKRRLDYLETSGAERRRIGAEFERLRRFLAEKERAVLGRLAELDAAFEAAQVEKSSRVAEGIVRLHGLIGQLEAQDIGSVLSRYVAVGCFPPCYKHPTSAVSLPSWSEMRLHLPSGLPAELHKSLSSCHRQRDALREALEQFRGILGRDSGIWGRIQRDLGKEKACSRDGSSTAPRSAPRLLPDMGRPETKPGAGNSPSAEGKGEAAFLLSLYSCPLNGPGLPPLTHPSFPAAKASPEPGAGPLPQLLADRRSVRWCEEEPAGAREHRRGQEPAGGYGGGAAPGRCRTRTR, from the exons atgtatttaaagccAACCGTGGGCGAGGAAACCTGCTTTTCCCACTCAGGAAAGTCGTGTTGGGAGCCGAGCAG GAGGGAAGCATGGCCACGGCACCAAACCTCCATGCCGAGACCAGCCACGATGTCTCTGCCGTCATCTCCCGGTGTTGAAGAGGTAAAACCACGTCAGGGCCAAACGGGTGCGATGGGCGAGACGCCGCGGGCTGCGGCCACGGAGCTTTTTTGGGGAGACAGCGAGACCTGTGAG GAGAAAATCCAGTCCCACCTGCGATCCCTAAGGAAGGTGTTGGCAGAGTTTCTGGACTGGAGAGCGAGCGAAGAGAAGCGGCGCCTGGATTACCTG GAGACGAGCGGAGCTGAGCGGCGCCGCATCGGGGCCGAATTCGAGCGGCTGCGGCGGTTCCTGGCGGAGAAGGAGCGGGCGGTGCTGGGCCGGCTGGCCGAGCTGGACGCCGCCTTCGAAGCTGCCCAGGTAGAAAAATCTTCGCGGGTGGCCGAGGGGATCGTGAGGCTCCACGGGCTCATCGGGCAGCTGGAGGCGCAG GATATCGGCAGCGTCCTGAGCAGGTACGTGGCAGTCGGCTGCTTCCCCCCGTGTTATAAACACCCGACCTCCGCCGTTTCTCTCCCCAGCTGGAGCGAAATGCGGCTCCACCTCCCCTCGGGGCTCCCCGCCGAGCTGCACAAGAGCCTGAGCTCCTGCCACCGCCAACGGGACGCTCTGCGGGAGGCCCTGGAGCAATTCCGAGGTATTTTGGGGAGGGATTCAGGGATTTGGGGGAGAATTCAGAGGGAtttagggaaggaaaaggcGTGTTCAAGGGacggcagcagcacagcaccacgCTCAGCTCCCCGCCTCCTTCCAGACATGGGGAGACCCGAAACGAAGCCGGGAGCGGGGAACTCACCCAGCgcagaaggaaaaggtgagGCGGCTTTTTTACTGTCCCTCTACTCCTGCCCCCTAAACGGCCCCGGCCTCCCCCCGCTGACCCACCCGAGTTTCCCCGCAGCAAAAGCGAGCCCGGAGCCCGGCGCCGGTCCCCTCCCGCAGCTCTTGGCGGACAGAAGAAGCGTCCGGTGGTGCGAGGAGGAGCCGGCCGGAGCCCGAGAGCACCGGCGGGGCCAGGAGCCGGCCGGCGGCTACGGGGGAGGGGCCGCCCCGGGGAGATGCAGGACACGGACGCGATAG
- the LOC129198351 gene encoding C-type lectin domain family 2 member E-like isoform X2, translating to MKETRDYSGFLGVERRKRAGYSLEMKPEARVACQVTMAVLFIALLVTAITFAVQAFQPRPQTCFRCPFDWIGYRGKCYHFLEAEGNWTSSQDNCSALGASLAMLDSMEDLSFVMRYKGISEHWIGLSREDEEQPWKWVNHSHLSHPFRIHGGGLCAFLSDSGLDSSHCSARRSWVCNKPELQSPSKGNATRRAQNLCVSS from the exons ATGAAGGAAACGAGGGATTATTCTGGATTTTTGGGTGTGGAAAGGAGAAAGCGAGCAG GTTACAGCCTTGAGATGAAGCCGGAGGCGCGTGTTGCCTGTCAGGTGACCATGGCAGTGCTGTTCATAGCTCTGCTCGTCACGGCCATCACTTTTGCAG TGCAGGCTTTTCAGCCTCGACCCCAAACCTGTTTTCGGTGTCCGTTCGACTGGATTGGGTACAGAGGAAAATGCTACCATTTTTTGGAGGCTGAGGGGAACTGGACATCCAGCCAGGACAACTGCTCAGCACTTGGTGCTTCCTTGGCTATGCTCGACAGCATGGAGGACTTG AGCTTCGTGATGAGATATAAAGGGATCTCGGAGCATTGGATCGGCCTTTCACGGGAAGATGAGGAGCAGCCGTGGAAATGGGTGAACCACTCGCATTTATCTCACCC GTTTCGGATCCACGGCGGTGGCCTCTGTGCCTTCCTGAGCGACAGCGGGCTCGACTCGTCCCATTGCAGCGCCCGGAGGAGCTGGGTTTGCAACAAGCCCGAGCTGCAGAGCCCAAGCAAGGGCAACGCCACGAGACGGGCTCAAAACCTTTGCGTCAGCTCCTAG
- the LOC129198351 gene encoding C-type lectin domain family 2 member D-like isoform X1, with the protein MTASPPGKGTRLTSCPLGIKRCLSCRKALPKDAFDAHHPSAQMRSSTMAQYGEIALKIPFILKKKEGKKTSFGPTAWTWSLFLPSVTPVKALKVSSPAGYSLEMKPEARVACQVTMAVLFIALLVTAITFAVQAFQPRPQTCFRCPFDWIGYRGKCYHFLEAEGNWTSSQDNCSALGASLAMLDSMEDLSFVMRYKGISEHWIGLSREDEEQPWKWVNHSHLSHPFRIHGGGLCAFLSDSGLDSSHCSARRSWVCNKPELQSPSKGNATRRAQNLCVSS; encoded by the exons ATGACAGCAAGTCCACCTGGCAAGGGGACGAGACTGACCTCTTGTCCTTTGGGCATCAAACGATGCCTGTCCTGTAGGAAGGCTCTTCCCAAAGATGCCTTTGATGCGCATCACCCAAGTGCTCAGATGAGGAGCTCCACGATGGCCCAATATGGGGAGATTGCATTAAAAATCCCCTTCATCctcaagaaaaaggaaggaaaaaaaacatcttTTGGGCCAACAGCCTGGACCTGGAGCCTGTTTCTCCCCTCGGTAACCCCTGTAAAGGCGTTGAAGGTCTCTTCTCCTGCAGGTTACAGCCTTGAGATGAAGCCGGAGGCGCGTGTTGCCTGTCAGGTGACCATGGCAGTGCTGTTCATAGCTCTGCTCGTCACGGCCATCACTTTTGCAG TGCAGGCTTTTCAGCCTCGACCCCAAACCTGTTTTCGGTGTCCGTTCGACTGGATTGGGTACAGAGGAAAATGCTACCATTTTTTGGAGGCTGAGGGGAACTGGACATCCAGCCAGGACAACTGCTCAGCACTTGGTGCTTCCTTGGCTATGCTCGACAGCATGGAGGACTTG AGCTTCGTGATGAGATATAAAGGGATCTCGGAGCATTGGATCGGCCTTTCACGGGAAGATGAGGAGCAGCCGTGGAAATGGGTGAACCACTCGCATTTATCTCACCC GTTTCGGATCCACGGCGGTGGCCTCTGTGCCTTCCTGAGCGACAGCGGGCTCGACTCGTCCCATTGCAGCGCCCGGAGGAGCTGGGTTTGCAACAAGCCCGAGCTGCAGAGCCCAAGCAAGGGCAACGCCACGAGACGGGCTCAAAACCTTTGCGTCAGCTCCTAG
- the LOC129198334 gene encoding uncharacterized protein LOC129198334 isoform X3 produces MPRPATMSLPSSPGVEEVKPRQGQTGAMGETPRAAATELFWGDSETCEEKIQSHLRSLRKVLAEFLDWRASEEKRRLDYLETSGAERRRIGAEFERLRRFLAEKERAVLGRLAELDAAFEAAQVEKSSRVAEGIVRLHGLIGQLEAQDIGSVLSRYVAVGCFPPCYKHPTSAVSLPSWSEMRLHLPSGLPAELHKSLSSCHRQRDALREALEQFRGILGRDSGIWGRIQRDLGKEKACSRDGSSTAPRSAPRLLPDMGRPETKPGAGNSPSAEGKGEAAFLLSLYSCPLNGPGLPPLTHPSFPAAKASPEPGAGPLPQLLADRRSVRWCEEEPAGAREHRRGQEPAGGYGGGAAPGRCRTRTR; encoded by the exons ATGCCGAGACCAGCCACGATGTCTCTGCCGTCATCTCCCGGTGTTGAAGAGGTAAAACCACGTCAGGGCCAAACGGGTGCGATGGGCGAGACGCCGCGGGCTGCGGCCACGGAGCTTTTTTGGGGAGACAGCGAGACCTGTGAG GAGAAAATCCAGTCCCACCTGCGATCCCTAAGGAAGGTGTTGGCAGAGTTTCTGGACTGGAGAGCGAGCGAAGAGAAGCGGCGCCTGGATTACCTG GAGACGAGCGGAGCTGAGCGGCGCCGCATCGGGGCCGAATTCGAGCGGCTGCGGCGGTTCCTGGCGGAGAAGGAGCGGGCGGTGCTGGGCCGGCTGGCCGAGCTGGACGCCGCCTTCGAAGCTGCCCAGGTAGAAAAATCTTCGCGGGTGGCCGAGGGGATCGTGAGGCTCCACGGGCTCATCGGGCAGCTGGAGGCGCAG GATATCGGCAGCGTCCTGAGCAGGTACGTGGCAGTCGGCTGCTTCCCCCCGTGTTATAAACACCCGACCTCCGCCGTTTCTCTCCCCAGCTGGAGCGAAATGCGGCTCCACCTCCCCTCGGGGCTCCCCGCCGAGCTGCACAAGAGCCTGAGCTCCTGCCACCGCCAACGGGACGCTCTGCGGGAGGCCCTGGAGCAATTCCGAGGTATTTTGGGGAGGGATTCAGGGATTTGGGGGAGAATTCAGAGGGAtttagggaaggaaaaggcGTGTTCAAGGGacggcagcagcacagcaccacgCTCAGCTCCCCGCCTCCTTCCAGACATGGGGAGACCCGAAACGAAGCCGGGAGCGGGGAACTCACCCAGCgcagaaggaaaaggtgagGCGGCTTTTTTACTGTCCCTCTACTCCTGCCCCCTAAACGGCCCCGGCCTCCCCCCGCTGACCCACCCGAGTTTCCCCGCAGCAAAAGCGAGCCCGGAGCCCGGCGCCGGTCCCCTCCCGCAGCTCTTGGCGGACAGAAGAAGCGTCCGGTGGTGCGAGGAGGAGCCGGCCGGAGCCCGAGAGCACCGGCGGGGCCAGGAGCCGGCCGGCGGCTACGGGGGAGGGGCCGCCCCGGGGAGATGCAGGACACGGACGCGATAG
- the LOC129198367 gene encoding butyrophilin subfamily 1 member A1-like isoform X2 has product MTSGGDFWVVRPLRLSLASHSFSFFSPVDVTLDPATAGPEVILSEDLKEATWGRPGHRWPEGPGQFDTDPCMLGSEGFTSGRHYWEVEANGRFWAIGVARESVQRKGRVLFKPNADIWGLQKYDELCVALTAPSNTPVPLLNGEIGVYLDYEVGQVSFYAVGSRQRIFTFPVVSFSGERVFPYFCVLLSTIKLSPKG; this is encoded by the coding sequence ATGACCAGTGGAGGGGATTTTTGGGTTGTGCGTCCTCTACGTTTGAGTTTGGCTTctcattccttctcttttttctctccagtggACGTGACCTTGGATCCAGCCACAGCAGGTCCTGAGGTGATCCTCTCTGAGGACCTCAAAGAAGCCACCTGGGGTAGACCTGGGCACCGGTGGCCTGAGGGTCCGGGCCAGTTCGACACGGATCCGTGCATGTTGGGCAGCGAGGGCTTCACCTCGGGTCGTCACTACTGGGAGGTGGAGGCCAACGGACGCTTCTGGGCCATTGGGGTGGCCCGCGAGTCAGTTCAGAGGAAGGGCCGGGTCCTCTTCAAGCCCAACGCTGATATCTGGGGTTTGCAGAAGTACGACGAGCTCTGCGTGGCCCTCACGGCTCCTTCCAACACCCCCGTCCCGCTCCTCAACGGGGAGATCGGGGTCTACCTGGACTACGAGGTGGGACAGGTCTCCTTCTATGCTGTCGGCAGCCGCCAACGCATCTTCACCTTCCCTGTGGTTTCCTTCAGTGGAGAGAGGGTCTTCCCCTACTTCTGCGTCCTCCTCTCCACCATCAAACTGTCCCCCAAGGGTTGA
- the LOC129198334 gene encoding uncharacterized protein LOC129198334 isoform X4, producing the protein MYLKPTVGEETCFSHSGKSCWEPSRREAWPRHQTSMPRPATMSLPSSPGVEEVKPRQGQTGAMGETPRAAATELFWGDSETCEEKIQSHLRSLRKVLAEFLDWRASEEKRRLDYLETSGAERRRIGAEFERLRRFLAEKERAVLGRLAELDAAFEAAQVEKSSRVAEGIVRLHGLIGQLEAQDIGSVLSRYVAVGCFPPCYKHPTSAVSLPSWSEMRLHLPSGLPAELHKSLSSCHRQRDALREALEQFRDMGRPETKPGAGNSPSAEGKAKASPEPGAGPLPQLLADRRSVRWCEEEPAGAREHRRGQEPAGGYGGGAAPGRCRTRTR; encoded by the exons atgtatttaaagccAACCGTGGGCGAGGAAACCTGCTTTTCCCACTCAGGAAAGTCGTGTTGGGAGCCGAGCAG GAGGGAAGCATGGCCACGGCACCAAACCTCCATGCCGAGACCAGCCACGATGTCTCTGCCGTCATCTCCCGGTGTTGAAGAGGTAAAACCACGTCAGGGCCAAACGGGTGCGATGGGCGAGACGCCGCGGGCTGCGGCCACGGAGCTTTTTTGGGGAGACAGCGAGACCTGTGAG GAGAAAATCCAGTCCCACCTGCGATCCCTAAGGAAGGTGTTGGCAGAGTTTCTGGACTGGAGAGCGAGCGAAGAGAAGCGGCGCCTGGATTACCTG GAGACGAGCGGAGCTGAGCGGCGCCGCATCGGGGCCGAATTCGAGCGGCTGCGGCGGTTCCTGGCGGAGAAGGAGCGGGCGGTGCTGGGCCGGCTGGCCGAGCTGGACGCCGCCTTCGAAGCTGCCCAGGTAGAAAAATCTTCGCGGGTGGCCGAGGGGATCGTGAGGCTCCACGGGCTCATCGGGCAGCTGGAGGCGCAG GATATCGGCAGCGTCCTGAGCAGGTACGTGGCAGTCGGCTGCTTCCCCCCGTGTTATAAACACCCGACCTCCGCCGTTTCTCTCCCCAGCTGGAGCGAAATGCGGCTCCACCTCCCCTCGGGGCTCCCCGCCGAGCTGCACAAGAGCCTGAGCTCCTGCCACCGCCAACGGGACGCTCTGCGGGAGGCCCTGGAGCAATTCCGAG ACATGGGGAGACCCGAAACGAAGCCGGGAGCGGGGAACTCACCCAGCgcagaaggaaaag CAAAAGCGAGCCCGGAGCCCGGCGCCGGTCCCCTCCCGCAGCTCTTGGCGGACAGAAGAAGCGTCCGGTGGTGCGAGGAGGAGCCGGCCGGAGCCCGAGAGCACCGGCGGGGCCAGGAGCCGGCCGGCGGCTACGGGGGAGGGGCCGCCCCGGGGAGATGCAGGACACGGACGCGATAG
- the LOC129198367 gene encoding butyrophilin subfamily 1 member A1-like isoform X1 produces the protein MLGGGDVVGAMAFFLKPRPRTWDLALDYHTAKQFEVDVTLDPATAGPEVILSEDLKEATWGRPGHRWPEGPGQFDTDPCMLGSEGFTSGRHYWEVEANGRFWAIGVARESVQRKGRVLFKPNADIWGLQKYDELCVALTAPSNTPVPLLNGEIGVYLDYEVGQVSFYAVGSRQRIFTFPVVSFSGERVFPYFCVLLSTIKLSPKG, from the exons atg ctgggagggggggacgTCGTGGGCGCGATGGCTTTCTTCCTCAAACCGCGGCCACGCACGTGGGACCTTGCCCTGGATTACCACACGGCGAAACAGTTTGAAG tggACGTGACCTTGGATCCAGCCACAGCAGGTCCTGAGGTGATCCTCTCTGAGGACCTCAAAGAAGCCACCTGGGGTAGACCTGGGCACCGGTGGCCTGAGGGTCCGGGCCAGTTCGACACGGATCCGTGCATGTTGGGCAGCGAGGGCTTCACCTCGGGTCGTCACTACTGGGAGGTGGAGGCCAACGGACGCTTCTGGGCCATTGGGGTGGCCCGCGAGTCAGTTCAGAGGAAGGGCCGGGTCCTCTTCAAGCCCAACGCTGATATCTGGGGTTTGCAGAAGTACGACGAGCTCTGCGTGGCCCTCACGGCTCCTTCCAACACCCCCGTCCCGCTCCTCAACGGGGAGATCGGGGTCTACCTGGACTACGAGGTGGGACAGGTCTCCTTCTATGCTGTCGGCAGCCGCCAACGCATCTTCACCTTCCCTGTGGTTTCCTTCAGTGGAGAGAGGGTCTTCCCCTACTTCTGCGTCCTCCTCTCCACCATCAAACTGTCCCCCAAGGGTTGA